The DNA window CCATCTCGCgttcggtcaaaaccaaaaactgacGTCTGACGTCGACGTGAATATGCAGTGACATCTGGTATCGAACTgatgtaatattacatttgatttaatGACACCAGCACTGTTAAAGTACtgtgaagtactcctaaagtagcgattcattttccacatcagccggtttaaatcgtcatacatttacatcgatttttaacTGATTCGCAATTCATCGTTACATGCCTATTCATTACAGATAGACAGATGTACAGAAGGAGTGAATCAATACAGACAGAGTGAGACATATAGCAGGAGTGATTCATTACAGACAGTGAGATGTACCGTTGGAGTGACTCATTACAGACAGAGTGAGACTAGCTGGAGTGACTCATTACAGGCAGAGAGTGAGACGTGGTCCTGAGTGGGACAGTGCTCCATGGTACCTGACAGCTGCAGCTGAAGCAGTTGTTGTAATGGGGCGTCCAGTGTGAGCCGTGGGCGTGATACTCGCCCTCGAAGAAGCAGGTGTGAGgctccttcttcagctcctcAGGGTCCTGCACAAACAGCAGGTCGTCGAATTCCGCCTCATCCGTCTCTGCCCTGCTCCCGTACTGGCAGCTGTTGGGCACGTGGACCTGAgggggagcgagagagagacagaagcAGGCAGCCAGTCAGTCTCTcctcccagacacacacaggacacGACCTTGACAGCACATCTGTGGCCGATCTGGACTCACCCGCCCCCGGATCTCTCCTCGAGGGTTCATCTTGGTGCTGACTTGTATGAAGGCAGTTCCTTCGTCCAGGTGCTGAAGAAGTTCATGGCTCAGGTCCTTCAAGATGCCCTGGGCCTGCCGGGTCAGAACAAGGACAGAGTTCAGCTCACCGAGGGACCGTCCAGCATTCCTTTGGGATGTGTGCATTCTCTGCATTTATACATCTGCAAGCCTCACCTGAGAGCCATAGAACCCCATGAGCAGTCGCTtgtgggcggggctgctgcTCTGCAGCTCACCAATCTCGGCCAATCCATGAAGGTGGGCGTTGACAGAGTCGTCGTCACTTTTGCTGAGTCCAGCCACCACGATCTCATAGTGCAGGTGACACCTGTCATCCACAGACACCCAGGCATGGCCCCCAGCACTGGTGCTCACAGGGGGTGACACAAACTGTCCCGCCAGCGGAACAGGGAGCTCTGGCGGTGAGGGAAGGGTGGGGTTTTAATTTCCTCAGTCCTACAAGCCCTGATTGGACCACATGAAATTCAAAGAAGGCTCTCTCACCGTGGCGGGGCGTGTCAAGGCCACTGTACAGCAGGGTGCGGATCTGCCCCCGGAGCTCCCCCTCCTGGTGGTGTGCGGTAGCGACATTGATGAACAGCTCATTCTGCAGCAGCATATGGATGTGTCGCGCCTCCATGCGACTCCAGCTGCCGTGTGCGCGCCCCCCCGCATAGTCGCCGCTCAGGTCATACAGCACGCTGCGCTTGTTCCGCCGCCGAGGTTTCATCTCGATGGTCACACCCACCACCTGGCTGGACACGCCCACCACCTgcacctggaggggggggggacagggaggAGCATGGTAGGAGggcctggtgggggtggggccagTGCAGAGGAGATGATCGCGATGACGTGGGAGCTTACGTGGTAATCCAGGGACCCGTTGTCGTGGAGAAAGAAGACAGCGGAGCCCACGCTGCCGGTCTTGCCGGGAGTCAGGGCGTGACCGCTGGACATGACACTCTGGATCGCTGAGGAGGGCAACACAAGCAAAAGGGTCAGAGACCGAGAGACGTCCTTTCATTTCACACTGTAGGAACGCCAGCCAATGGGATTCAAGAATGcagttacattctgattggTGCAAAGCACAAAGGGATGTGCAGAGAGTCCAGTATTTCTACCTGTATTTGCATTCAAATAAAAGTGAAATAGGTGTAACAATCCAGTTTCTGTTTTATCACACTTATGATTTTACGATATTTAAATCTTAGTattgtcagggatccgggcaGCTCGGGcgcgggaacgaggcatggtgcaggaaCAGAAAGGATGGACgaacaaaagaacaaaaacggggtttattaaaccgAACTAAGCAAAACACAAGAAAGGACtaacaaaacaaaggaccacgagggatcaAAAACTAAAAcggggataaataaagactaaatgtACAAATGGGAATCAGGAAAATAGGCAACAAACAAAGCATCCAAAACTAAACTACAACAAAACCTTCAAGATCTAGCAGCAGCAGCAATCATACAATCAACGAACCACTAGGGAACAGAACAGATACAGGgatacagaaaccaaaactgggtaataagactaacacaggacaggtgagactaattaacagagaccaggaaaacagggtacaggtgaaactaataggaaaacaaggaaactaagaactaaccaaggaaacataaaccaacactagggaattacaaacaggtaaagacaagcaggggcacaaggaacaaaaccaaatacaaaatcaccagatacaataactagaaacactaaggagcaacaaacaaaaacaggaggcaggattcaaacacaggacagaagggtacacagacaaccacatgctcaacgcattgagccacatgaccagacaggtaacaggggggaacaaagactaacacaaaggacgggatgaccagcaccacctgctggccaaacggggaagggacacagagtaggacaacaggggcTGGCCCTGACCAGTAGAAGTGTTTTTCGATAAATTATTGCTAGGTTTATGAAAACCTTAAACCAATATTACGCGTAACTGTTAATAATTATTCTAATAAACATGTATAACCATAAATATCATTGAAAATTAGATCAAGTTCCTAATCCACACTCAAACCAATAAATTCTAAAACAATAAATGCTTGTGAGAATATAATGAATCATGCCACCACTCGCCCTGACTGGAAGATGCTGAACAGACGGAATACggacaaacaaaaaacattacaaataaaaaatgttccCTCTCAAGTATCATATGCCAGGAACTAAACCTTAATTAATCCCTGACTGAGAGATCTGGCAGAACAAGTTTTATTCTATACACGCCAGGGTTATAGGACCTTAGGTGACTTGGAGGCATTGCAAACATCATATACaccagtgtttcctaacccagtccacgtttttgctccctcccagctcccagccaatcaggaacaccgaatacctggtacaggtgcgctgggagctgagaggaagcaaaaacgtggactgtaggggttccccgaggactgggttggcaAACACTGATAAACACTATATACAAACCTATACAGTATAGTGCACCGTACACCCTAAAGTCCAAGACACTGTGTATAAGAAAGAATATACtttaaagtcataaaaatgacagtgaagtaaataataaatgcatcaaatacatgtttattattaCTATCCGGTATTATTGGTATTTTAAGTTGGCTATGTACTGTACCGTTATACATCTGACGGCACAGTCACTGGGTTACACCAGCAACTCGTAGCCTCTACTACGGCCACTTACGCCTGCTGTGTCCCGCTCCAATTAGGATTTTTCAGCTCTATTTTAAATTTCTAGGTCCTCGGGCGTATAAACCATCAAGCAGGCGGCTCACAAACACTCACCGTGCTCCATGTCATGAGGAACACTGGCTTTCGTggcatctttatttttttttctttgcttcccaaaagcaaataaatttttaaatacTTGTACggaataaatatttgtaaaaacccACAACTTGTGCTCTGCTGAATATCGCTTTGCGACTGGGCTGGACCCCTCAGAGCAAACTGAAGCCTCCCCCACCCTTCAATTGATTAAGGTATTAAGAAATGATCGGGCCAGCGTGTGGCCGACAGAATTACATAAACACATCGGAATAAGACAGGAAGGGTAGGAGTTCCTCACTGATGACATCACAGCCACCAGTCCCCGGCGGGTGAAGTGGTTAATTTACTTCAGACACACCCACATTGTTATACATGTGACCCCTCAGTGCAAGTTATACTTGTGTGTATTGATTACATCTGTGACGGGAAATAAAGCACCAGAGTACTCAGGAGAGAAAGGGAtcgaaataaaaaataaagtctCCAATGTCTGAATGACACGAAGGTGTGAGTGAGCTAACAGCAGCTGCAGCAAACACACTCGGCGCTCTGTCCTTACTGTCACATGACTTCCTGCCGGTGATGAATCCCGAGATGCGGCGTGGGCTGCGGCCCTCGGTCTCCACGGCGATCTCCAGCTGTCCGCGGGACAACCAGAAGAGCTCGCGGCTGTTGAGATCCGCCAGGACTTCCGCGAAGTCCGGGTCCTGCAAGAACGTGACAGCGGCGCCGACATTAGAGCGCCGTTGTAATAACACCGCAGTGGGCCGCGATAAAGGCTGACAACGGAGCTCCACACAGTGTGGTTATTCTGCCACACGAAGGCGGAACAGTGTAACTGCATATTTTTATCAAAACTGAGTTATCACTGAAATGGGGTTACTTAGGCTCTGTTTTATCTCGTAACAAAATATCTTCATCTATGCTCAGTTCTGAAGAAAACACTAATGCACACATGGGTGGAGAGTCAAAAAGCTCTGAAGCTCCTTTTCTCTTTGTCAGTGTCAGTGCAGTTACTGtgcttggtcttggtcttggtctttgTGGCTCAGTATTCTTGACCTTTCAGACGCATAAAGGGTGAGATAAAGCCTGGAGACCCTGTTAGCATAATCCTCACAATAACTTTCCTGTGCTGAACCTCGTATCGGTGTGACCTTCATGGACTTTGTgtctgtgacctttgaccctacAGCAAAGGAGAAGAGGAGCCCCAGACTCACGCCTGCTCCACCCAGCTGAGCCCCTCCTGCTGTTATCTGTAGCCCCCTGCCCTGCATCCGGGAGAGGGAAAGCAGATCCCCTCCGCGGCCGTGACCCGGCCCCAGCTAACCACTCGCACATGTGAGCAGCTTAAGCATGGCTCTGTCCTCCACCCCATCCCTCCTTCTTTTCCTTTCCCCTCCTCTCCCCCTGAGGGCTCATCTCTCCACCACACTCCCGAGGTCTGAGATACTCACATAGGCGGTCACGTTGGCGCGGATCTCCCTCAACACATGGTGGCGGTACTGCAGTTGCACCCGGATGGGCACTAGAGGGTGCTCtgcggggcaaaaaaaaaaaaagtgccttAATCACATGACCACAGATATGGGCACATTGACCACAGCAAGCTCCTTCAATGGAATCAGGACAGTTTCCCCacgtgtgccccccccacctgttTCATGGTTTTCCAGGAGCCCCTGGAACAAAAGAATGAAGTGGAGGTTGTTCTCTGTGTCGCTGAGGGTCAGCATGGCAATTCCCCCCATACCAGAATGTTCTTCTTCAGATGTTAACATGGAGCTGAAGGTTTCTGGGAAAATGGAAACGGACATTGATGAATGTCATTGTCCATGTCGTGCTGAGATATGTCCATGCGTGTGGCTGAGcgtgtgcacacatgcacacacctgCAAACAGTGCCCGGTGTTTGATGACTTTGCCCCGGATCTCGTCCTGCCGGCTGCCTCCGGTCGCCATGGAGATCCGCAAAagctctgcctgcagcagacGTACCTGAGACTTGGAGAGGTTCTTCCAGACTCCACATACCTGCAAGGCAAAGGCAGACATGTAAAAGGTAGGGACTTGAGGCCAGGGGTGTATACAGGGCCATAGCTGATTGGCTACTGGAGTGCCCCCTccactgtcactcaccaattcaaaccatatcattggctaatgataaagttgGCAGCTCTGCATAAACTATGGAACCCCTTATTCCCCCTaccttaaaaaaatcccagaatCGCTTCTGGTTGGATTTGACGTGAATCCGAAGCCCTCATGCCAACTCTGACACACACTCTGCTTCCCTTCGCTGCTAGCCAGAGAGAGCCTTAGGCAAATATTTGCTTAGCGAACAATCGCAGTGAAGCACATCGTAACACGAGGCTGGGCCTAATCTCACATAATTATTTGTTCATTCCATTTGTAACACACATGAAATCACACTTTGAAAATATACCACAAAATGGCTTCCAGCATTGTGTGTGTCCCAATGGTCATTTGGCCAAGAATGACAATGACATTTTTCGATGGAATCCGATACAGGAAACACGCCATTTGACCAATCACAGTCCATTATTATGGGCTGCGGCAGGTCCTTATGATGTAGCGTCGGGCTATGTTCCTCTCTTAAGTAAACATTTTCTCTGACAAGTTCAGGATATTTACTTTTAACAGCTTGGCTGTGAAACCTGCCAAACGACTCAGGTCTCTCAGAGCTCACAAATCACGCGAACAGACTAGCGAGTCCCAGAGCCCACGGCAGTACGCAGGTGAAGCACAACTGACCACAAAGACTCACAAAGGTCAGCACTCGATCCGCCATTGCTACCAGCGCTAACGCTAATCTCCACATTGGCTCCTTCACCCTCTCTGCACTAGTGCCAATGTTTCCACATTCAGCGTCACTCGCTGACAACCCCATACTCACCATATTGGACTGTGTCGAATCTGGCCTTGGCACCCTGAACTGGAACACGGTGTTGCCATCATTGTCCTGGAATAGAACTCGACTGGGTCGTGCCATTCTGAAGGAGAAAATGGGGGTGTGATTTCAGGAAACCATCACATGTAAAGACAGGGAAGGCAAAACCTGGGACAATGCTTGCAGCCCTGGATCCAGTTATACTCTTTGCTTAATATCAACCCAGATGGTCTAGATACTAATAAATGTTAGATAAAATTAACTAAGAAATCATCCTTGGTTAAAGACAGAGAAGTTGCTTATCACCCACTGACAAGTGGTTCTGACCATGTACCTTTTGAAGGTGATCGAGAAGACTAGGTTGTTTCGCGACAAGGACAAACGGGCCCGGCCCACACCACTAGAACTGGGCCGCCAGGTATCCATCACTCCCGTCAACAGCGCCACAAAGTCTGGGAAAACAAGAGTAGGAGACTGTGAACCACTGGACAACAGGCTTCAAGCAGAGGTCCATCTCGTCATTGGATAATCCAATAAGAGGTTAAAGGTTATGACCTACAAGATTAGAGGACATGATATGATATGACCAGATATGATTATGGTCCAGAAGGCTACACTACGGTAAAATCGACAAGAGGTTCTGACCGTGTGCAAGGATACCCTTACCTGTTCGACTCTCCCCAGGCCGCACGTCCTCAGAGCTGAGGTACGAGCGGTCATTATAGGACTTGTGTAAGTCGTCGTCCTTCTCCTGTAAATACTCCAGTCCATCGAACACAGACTCTACCTGCTTCTTCTCCTCTTCTCCTGTACAGCACAAACACACGGACTCATTGG is part of the Paramormyrops kingsleyae isolate MSU_618 chromosome 17, PKINGS_0.4, whole genome shotgun sequence genome and encodes:
- the chrd gene encoding chordin produces the protein METVRSLALLCALCCAWMRCGLASRMKPPALPIQSEKEAPPSKGASGCSFGGRFYSLEDSWHPDLGEPFGVMHCVQCYCELQRNRRGKVYGKVSCKNIKQDCPEPSCEDPILLPGRCCKICPKGEEEKKQVESVFDGLEYLQEKDDDLHKSYNDRSYLSSEDVRPGESRTDFVALLTGVMDTWRPSSSGVGRARLSLSRNNLVFSITFKRMARPSRVLFQDNDGNTVFQFRVPRPDSTQSNMVCGVWKNLSKSQVRLLQAELLRISMATGGSRQDEIRGKVIKHRALFAETFSSMLTSEEEHSGMGGIAMLTLSDTENNLHFILLFQGLLENHETEHPLVPIRVQLQYRHHVLREIRANVTAYDPDFAEVLADLNSRELFWLSRGQLEIAVETEGRSPRRISGFITGRKSCDTIQSVMSSGHALTPGKTGSVGSAVFFLHDNGSLDYHVQVVGVSSQVVGVTIEMKPRRRNKRSVLYDLSGDYAGGRAHGSWSRMEARHIHMLLQNELFINVATAHHQEGELRGQIRTLLYSGLDTPRHELPVPLAGQFVSPPVSTSAGGHAWVSVDDRCHLHYEIVVAGLSKSDDDSVNAHLHGLAEIGELQSSSPAHKRLLMGFYGSQAQGILKDLSHELLQHLDEGTAFIQVSTKMNPRGEIRGRVHVPNSCQYGSRAETDEAEFDDLLFVQDPEELKKEPHTCFFEGEYHAHGSHWTPHYNNCFSCSCQKKTVICDPILCPVLTCPRTIQPDDKCCPICDVQSREVVPPEVPERADEHPEGCYFEGDQKMHAPGTTWHPFVPPFGYIKCAVCTCKGSTGEVHCEKVTCPPLPCSQPVRRSLSDCCKVCPDEPRPLELRSAPDHGELMQADGARDCKFGKSFYQNSEHWHPRVPLMGEMKCITCWCDHGVTKCQRKQCPILTCSQVVRREGHCCPECQDVLNKEEVDLMKLPEKKKSWRH